The following coding sequences are from one Malaciobacter pacificus window:
- the istB gene encoding IS21-like element helper ATPase IstB produces MLLHESINEYCSKFKLPGVLKHYQHLADNASKDQISYSEYLLKLLELENDGRVQRSRQMVLKMSGIPKIKIIDSFDYKSSSVDKTLINELLTLRFIDEFKNILLFGPSGVGKTHLATAIAYAATQERIKTKFITASDLMIQLESAQSQNKLDSYFKRVIGIAKLLVIDEFGYVKFNGAQANLFFQIVNKKYELGSIIITSNLSFTKWKEVLNNDEALTAAILDRLIHHSHLINVTGESYRLKQKREAGLLDISNK; encoded by the coding sequence ATGCTACTGCATGAATCTATTAATGAGTATTGTTCAAAGTTTAAATTACCAGGAGTTTTAAAACACTATCAACATTTAGCAGATAATGCTTCAAAAGATCAAATCTCTTATAGTGAATATCTATTAAAATTGTTAGAACTTGAAAATGATGGAAGAGTTCAAAGAAGCAGACAAATGGTTTTAAAAATGTCAGGTATACCAAAAATAAAGATTATTGATAGCTTTGATTATAAATCTTCTTCTGTTGATAAAACTTTAATAAATGAACTTTTAACTCTAAGGTTTATAGATGAATTTAAAAATATTTTACTCTTTGGACCAAGTGGAGTTGGAAAAACTCATCTTGCAACAGCAATAGCATATGCAGCAACACAAGAAAGAATAAAAACTAAATTTATAACTGCAAGTGATTTAATGATTCAACTTGAAAGTGCTCAATCTCAGAATAAACTTGATAGCTATTTTAAAAGAGTTATTGGAATTGCAAAATTACTTGTAATAGATGAGTTTGGGTATGTAAAATTTAATGGAGCTCAAGCAAATCTATTTTTCCAAATAGTTAATAAAAAATATGAACTTGGTTCAATAATTATAACTTCAAATTTATCATTTACAAAATGGAAGGAGGTACTTAATAATGATGAAGCTTTAACAGCAGCTATTTTAGATAGATTAATTCATCATTCACATTTAATAAATGTTACTGGTGAAAGCTATAGATTAAAGCAAAAAAGGGAAGCTGGATTGTTAGATATTTCTAACAAATAG
- the istA gene encoding IS21 family transposase, whose protein sequence is MIDKEEFTVIHTLHKRGYSIRAISKIVGLNRRTVSKRLKEKELKPYKKCEYKSKLDPYKKYILQRVQQASPDKIPSSVIYEEIKNYGYDGKIRILQTFLSSLKTSSTPEEVIRFETKPSYQAQVDWTIIRAGKNPIYGFVMVLGFSRMAFVYFTDNMRQETWQNCHVKAFEYFGGVPQTLLYDNLKSVVIQRDKYGKNQHGFNNDFLEFAKDNFIPKLCKVYRAKTWNEMEFCKIKGKVERFNLYLKRNFYVPLKASLKGSSITIDTNLLNSKIFTWLETANARVHDTTKKKPIEMFKEEKHLLQPFYSSVKEVKTKNKDKKINGSIDLEKLNIDIKYHTTISDYEKVLGASYATA, encoded by the coding sequence ATGATTGATAAAGAGGAATTTACCGTGATACATACTTTACATAAAAGAGGATATAGTATAAGAGCTATATCAAAAATAGTTGGATTAAACAGAAGAACAGTTTCAAAAAGATTAAAAGAAAAAGAATTAAAACCATACAAAAAGTGTGAGTATAAATCAAAATTAGATCCATATAAAAAATATATACTTCAAAGAGTACAACAAGCAAGTCCTGATAAGATACCATCAAGTGTAATATATGAAGAGATAAAAAACTATGGATATGATGGAAAGATTAGAATCTTACAAACATTTTTAAGCTCATTAAAAACAAGTTCAACACCAGAAGAAGTAATAAGATTTGAAACCAAACCATCATATCAAGCACAAGTAGATTGGACAATAATAAGAGCTGGTAAAAATCCAATATATGGATTTGTGATGGTTTTAGGATTTAGTAGAATGGCATTTGTTTATTTTACAGATAATATGAGACAAGAAACTTGGCAAAACTGCCATGTAAAAGCATTTGAATACTTTGGTGGCGTTCCCCAAACACTACTTTATGATAATCTAAAATCAGTTGTAATACAAAGAGATAAATATGGTAAAAATCAACATGGATTTAATAATGATTTTTTAGAATTTGCAAAAGATAATTTCATTCCAAAATTATGTAAAGTATATAGAGCAAAAACATGGAATGAAATGGAATTCTGCAAGATAAAAGGTAAAGTTGAAAGATTTAACTTGTATCTAAAAAGGAATTTTTATGTTCCATTAAAAGCTTCATTAAAAGGAAGTTCAATAACTATAGATACTAATTTACTAAACTCAAAAATATTTACATGGTTAGAAACTGCAAATGCAAGAGTTCATGATACGACAAAGAAAAAACCAATTGAGATGTTTAAAGAAGAGAAACATCTATTACAGCCTTTTTATTCAAGTGTAAAAGAAGTAAAAACAAAAAATAAAGATAAAAAGATTAATGGCTCTATAGACTTAGAAAAACTAAATATAGATATAAAATATCATACAACTATTTCAGATTATGAAAAAGTGTTAGGAGCATCTTATGCTACTGCATGA
- a CDS encoding Bax inhibitor-1/YccA family protein, with protein sequence MYNRDYLSNQSSEYTTQESSKTELMAFLKATYQLFAGSLLSATAGAYVGLGIVSLLMGPVKWVLFAVELALIFFVIPRVKHTPGVNLAVLFAFTFITGLTIAPLLAAIFAMPSGAAIVGQAFLMTSVAFGGISMFAMTTKRDFSSMGKFLFIALIIMIVAGISNIFIQSSMMQLIIASAGALLFSAFILYDTQNIIKGHYDSPVEAALSLYLDFFNLFISLLQILGIMNSNSDN encoded by the coding sequence ATGTATAATAGAGATTATCTTTCGAATCAATCTTCTGAGTATACAACACAAGAATCTTCGAAAACTGAATTGATGGCTTTCCTTAAAGCTACTTATCAATTATTTGCTGGTTCTTTATTATCAGCAACTGCTGGTGCATATGTTGGATTAGGAATTGTTTCATTATTAATGGGTCCAGTTAAATGGGTTCTGTTTGCAGTAGAGCTTGCATTAATTTTCTTCGTTATTCCTAGAGTTAAGCATACTCCAGGTGTTAACTTAGCAGTATTATTTGCATTTACATTCATTACAGGTCTTACAATTGCTCCATTATTAGCTGCAATTTTTGCAATGCCAAGTGGTGCAGCTATAGTTGGACAAGCGTTCTTAATGACTTCAGTTGCCTTTGGTGGAATTTCTATGTTTGCTATGACAACTAAAAGAGATTTCTCTTCAATGGGTAAATTTTTATTTATTGCTTTAATCATTATGATTGTTGCAGGTATTTCTAATATCTTTATTCAATCTTCTATGATGCAATTAATTATTGCAAGTGCTGGTGCTTTATTATTCTCTGCGTTTATTTTATATGATACACAGAATATAATCAAAGGTCACTATGATTCTCCAGTTGAAGCTGCATTATCACTTTACTTAGATTTCTTTAATCTGTTTATATCTTTATTACAGATTTTAGGAATTATGAACAGTAACAGTGACAACTAA
- a CDS encoding thiamine-phosphate pyrophosphorylase has product MNSNNLRLIDANLNRLREGIRVVEDIFRYIYNDKQTALKLKDLRHKARTNNYTELLKTRDVANDVLRSSIKSEQNRDDLYSILIANFKRAQESSRVLEEFTKLISIEDSENFKYIRYELYNLETVLTKITSNSK; this is encoded by the coding sequence ATGAACTCAAATAATTTAAGACTAATTGATGCTAATTTGAATAGACTACGTGAAGGAATTCGAGTAGTAGAGGATATATTTAGATACATATATAATGATAAACAAACTGCTTTAAAATTAAAAGATTTAAGACATAAAGCTAGAACTAATAATTATACTGAACTATTAAAAACTAGAGATGTTGCAAATGACGTTTTAAGAAGTTCAATTAAAAGTGAACAAAATAGAGATGATTTATACTCTATATTAATAGCAAATTTCAAAAGAGCTCAAGAGAGTTCTAGAGTACTTGAAGAGTTTACAAAACTAATTTCAATAGAAGATAGTGAAAACTTTAAATATATTAGATATGAACTTTATAACTTAGAAACTGTTTTAACAAAAATTACTTCAAACTCTAAATAG
- a CDS encoding methyltransferase domain-containing protein — protein MSNKNQFSKYAKEYNSHNIIQQIIAKSLIRELKTKPKKILELGCGSGQVFKHIDWEIEFYKAIDASQSMCDLHPKSNNVEVKCFNFDTEEFLNEIKNDKYDIVLSSSALQWSKDLSKIIKVLSNVTNEINAVLFTSNTFKTIQVITNTKSPILDEFSIKEAFSKYFECEFEIITYKLEFDNKKDLFDYIKKSGVSGEKSLSYTDSKKLYKEYSLNYLEFEVIFVKTVSKL, from the coding sequence ATGTCAAATAAAAATCAATTTTCCAAATACGCAAAAGAGTACAACTCTCATAATATTATTCAACAAATTATAGCTAAATCATTAATTAGAGAATTAAAAACAAAACCAAAAAAAATTTTAGAACTTGGTTGTGGTTCAGGACAAGTTTTTAAACATATTGACTGGGAAATAGAATTTTATAAAGCAATTGACGCTTCTCAATCAATGTGTGATCTTCATCCAAAAAGCAATAATGTAGAAGTTAAGTGTTTTAACTTTGATACAGAAGAGTTTTTAAATGAAATTAAAAATGATAAATATGATATTGTTTTGTCTTCATCTGCACTTCAATGGTCAAAAGATTTATCAAAAATTATAAAAGTTTTATCAAATGTAACAAATGAAATTAATGCAGTGTTATTTACATCTAATACATTTAAAACTATTCAAGTTATTACAAATACAAAATCTCCTATATTAGATGAATTTTCTATAAAAGAAGCGTTCTCAAAATATTTTGAGTGTGAATTTGAAATTATTACTTATAAATTGGAGTTTGATAATAAAAAAGATTTATTTGATTACATAAAAAAATCAGGTGTTAGTGGTGAAAAATCACTTTCATATACAGATTCTAAAAAATTGTATAAAGAGTATAGTTTAAACTATTTAGAGTTTGAAGTAATTTTTGTTAAAACAGTTTCTAAGTTATAA
- the secG gene encoding preprotein translocase subunit SecG: MTSTLLIVQFVLAVLITIIILLQKSSSIGLGAYSGSNDSLFGAKGPANFLSRATMALGLVFVINTVALGYLYNQERNESAIDSVKTETLIPSTPVENKTTAPAAPVAPSTTTEAPAVPAVPQNN; this comes from the coding sequence ATGACATCTACACTTTTAATTGTTCAGTTTGTTTTAGCAGTACTTATAACAATTATCATCCTATTACAAAAAAGTTCAAGCATAGGACTTGGAGCATATAGTGGAAGTAATGACTCACTATTTGGAGCAAAAGGTCCTGCAAACTTTTTATCAAGAGCTACAATGGCATTAGGATTAGTTTTCGTAATTAATACAGTGGCATTAGGATATTTATATAATCAAGAAAGAAATGAGAGTGCAATTGACTCAGTTAAAACTGAGACACTAATTCCTTCAACTCCAGTTGAGAATAAGACAACTGCACCTGCTGCACCGGTAGCTCCTTCTACAACTACAGAAGCACCAGCTGTACCAGCAGTTCCACAAAATAATTAA
- the frr gene encoding ribosome recycling factor, whose product MLEEVYAYTKEHMEKSIDALKKDYKSLRTGKVNTNILDGIKIDYYGTPTDLNQVGSVLATDATTISINPWEKNLLSDIERAIQNANIGVNPNNDGEVIKLFFPPMTVEQRKETAKQAKTMTDNAKVAIRNVRKHSNDKIKALLKDKEITEDESKKAQDEVQKITDSFVAKADETLKAKENEILTV is encoded by the coding sequence ATGTTAGAAGAAGTTTATGCATATACTAAAGAGCATATGGAAAAATCAATTGATGCTTTAAAGAAAGATTACAAAAGTTTAAGAACAGGTAAAGTAAATACAAATATCTTAGATGGAATTAAAATAGATTATTATGGAACTCCAACAGATTTAAATCAAGTTGGTTCAGTATTAGCTACTGATGCTACAACTATAAGTATTAATCCATGGGAAAAGAATCTTTTAAGTGATATTGAAAGAGCTATTCAAAATGCAAATATTGGAGTAAACCCGAATAATGATGGAGAAGTAATTAAATTATTCTTTCCACCAATGACAGTTGAACAAAGAAAAGAGACTGCAAAACAAGCTAAAACAATGACTGATAATGCAAAAGTTGCAATTAGAAATGTAAGAAAACACTCTAATGATAAAATCAAAGCTTTATTAAAAGATAAAGAGATAACTGAAGATGAGAGCAAAAAAGCTCAAGATGAAGTTCAAAAAATTACAGATTCTTTTGTAGCTAAAGCTGATGAGACTTTAAAAGCAAAAGAAAATGAAATTTTAACGGTATAA
- the pyrE gene encoding orotate phosphoribosyltransferase: MNVEQIYKDANALLEGHFKLSSGNYSNFYLQSAKVLEDPKTAKLLAEALAEQIKESGIKVDAVCSPALGGLIAGFALATALDVRFIFAERVEGEMTIRRGFEVQEGENYIICEDIITTGGSALEAAKQVENAGGNIVAYAALANRGFCSRVGSNLERQDNCKLPLDKPLFALEDFTFKMYTPEECDFKDIAYKPGSRGN, encoded by the coding sequence ATGAATGTAGAACAAATTTATAAAGATGCAAATGCATTACTTGAAGGTCATTTTAAATTAAGTAGTGGTAATTACTCTAACTTTTATTTACAATCAGCAAAAGTTTTAGAAGACCCTAAGACAGCTAAATTATTAGCTGAAGCTTTAGCAGAACAAATCAAAGAATCAGGAATTAAAGTTGATGCTGTTTGTTCTCCTGCACTTGGTGGGCTAATTGCAGGTTTTGCACTAGCAACTGCACTTGATGTTAGATTTATCTTTGCTGAAAGAGTAGAGGGTGAAATGACAATAAGAAGAGGTTTTGAAGTACAAGAAGGTGAAAACTACATTATTTGTGAAGATATTATCACAACTGGTGGAAGTGCACTTGAAGCTGCAAAACAAGTAGAAAATGCTGGTGGTAATATAGTTGCTTATGCTGCACTTGCAAACAGAGGCTTCTGTTCAAGAGTTGGTAGTAACTTAGAAAGACAAGATAATTGTAAATTACCATTAGATAAACCATTATTTGCATTAGAAGACTTTACATTTAAAATGTATACTCCTGAAGAATGTGATTTTAAAGATATTGCATACAAACCAGGTTCAAGAGGAAACTAA
- a CDS encoding RDD family protein, which translates to MAKWRDVKQNRVQKESIEINQSHKKFDETIESATIPSRLKAFLTDTFLITTPIFYIVIYLIMGSGEEFAQNRSLGWSIIFIVHFLIISIFWLKNGQTPGLRAYEGKLVDSKTKNRVSVIQVLIRYVITTFSVISIFLMFTPFFRKDKKTIQDIFSSTIIIPHKN; encoded by the coding sequence ATGGCTAAATGGAGGGATGTAAAACAAAATAGAGTTCAAAAAGAGTCTATTGAGATTAATCAATCACATAAAAAATTTGATGAAACAATAGAATCAGCAACTATCCCTTCAAGATTAAAAGCTTTTTTAACTGACACATTCTTAATCACAACACCCATTTTTTATATAGTTATTTATTTAATAATGGGTAGTGGTGAAGAGTTTGCTCAAAATAGAAGTTTAGGATGGAGTATAATATTTATAGTACATTTCCTAATAATTTCAATTTTTTGGCTTAAAAACGGTCAAACTCCTGGACTTAGAGCATACGAAGGAAAACTTGTAGATAGTAAAACAAAAAATAGAGTTTCTGTAATACAAGTCTTAATTAGGTATGTTATAACTACATTTAGTGTTATATCAATATTCTTAATGTTTACTCCCTTCTTTAGAAAAGATAAAAAAACAATTCAAGATATATTTTCAAGCACTATCATTATTCCACATAAAAACTAA
- a CDS encoding MFS transporter: protein MFFNLSAFYFFYFAAVGVYVIFLPKVLHDIGYSAFDIGIILAVAPLMRFATPFMFLKHIKLDQTMFKSALLFSIVATSFFYLTIENFFAFLINNALLAACLSLILPYLEVTAIKNLGKERYGKSRLYGSIGFTVIALMLGQFLTKPFIAIHYYLAVNILTVIFALLLLKYDIEHKEENINEEPFSFFKYWPFWLSLFAMQVSFGGFYNFFTIYETDNGISLLNFRT, encoded by the coding sequence ATGTTTTTTAACCTTTCAGCTTTTTATTTCTTTTATTTTGCTGCTGTTGGTGTTTATGTAATATTTTTACCAAAGGTACTTCATGATATTGGATACAGTGCTTTTGATATTGGTATTATTTTAGCTGTTGCTCCTCTTATGAGATTTGCAACTCCATTTATGTTTTTAAAGCATATTAAACTTGATCAAACTATGTTTAAAAGTGCCCTACTTTTTTCTATAGTTGCTACTTCATTTTTTTATTTAACTATTGAAAACTTTTTTGCTTTTTTAATTAATAATGCTTTACTTGCTGCTTGCTTATCTCTAATTTTGCCATATTTAGAAGTTACTGCTATAAAAAATTTAGGTAAAGAAAGATATGGAAAATCAAGATTATATGGCTCTATTGGTTTTACAGTTATAGCACTAATGCTAGGACAATTTTTAACTAAACCATTTATAGCAATACATTATTACTTAGCTGTTAATATTCTAACTGTGATTTTTGCCTTACTTTTATTAAAATATGATATTGAACATAAAGAAGAAAATATAAATGAAGAGCCTTTTTCTTTCTTTAAATATTGGCCATTTTGGCTAAGTCTATTTGCAATGCAAGTAAGTTTTGGTGGTTTTTACAATTTCTTTACTATATATGAAACAGATAATGGAATAAGTTTACTTAACTTTCGCACCTAA
- a CDS encoding transposase — MEEFTNIIDHRTNAHKRRLESLKGKSQIAIEMIKRAVASGIYADYLLVDSWYSKPVFIETMNELGLQVISRMVNNDRIWNFTGEKKTLDGIYNKFKKLKSIKMGQYGKKIKFEYFSTIVEHKKAGKLKIVFIKTKENLIPIVSTNLILSDEEIIDIYKRRWDIEQGYKELREHFGFGKEENRIYEALIARITLSFFTYNVVSYINRISNEPKTIGGLFKDLECELHTLAIAMQAFLAILDEIAKIEEVVNRNEDFTAIIDLLRDVTGKLLGFRCES; from the coding sequence ATAGAAGAGTTTACAAATATTATTGATCATCGAACCAATGCACATAAGCGAAGATTGGAAAGCTTAAAAGGGAAATCACAAATTGCTATAGAGATGATTAAAAGAGCAGTAGCTAGTGGTATATATGCAGATTATCTGCTTGTAGATAGCTGGTATTCTAAACCTGTATTTATAGAAACTATGAATGAACTTGGATTGCAAGTCATTTCAAGAATGGTAAACAATGACAGGATATGGAATTTTACAGGAGAGAAAAAGACCCTTGATGGCATCTATAACAAATTTAAAAAGCTTAAATCTATCAAGATGGGTCAATATGGCAAAAAGATAAAGTTTGAGTATTTTTCAACCATAGTTGAACATAAAAAAGCTGGTAAATTAAAAATTGTTTTTATAAAAACAAAAGAGAATTTAATACCAATCGTATCAACCAATCTTATACTTAGTGATGAAGAGATTATAGATATTTATAAAAGACGATGGGATATAGAACAAGGGTATAAAGAACTTCGTGAACACTTTGGATTCGGAAAAGAAGAGAATCGAATCTATGAAGCTTTGATAGCCAGAATTACACTATCTTTTTTTACATACAATGTTGTTAGCTATATAAATCGTATCAGCAATGAACCTAAAACAATTGGTGGATTGTTTAAAGATTTAGAATGTGAACTTCATACTCTAGCAATAGCTATGCAAGCATTTTTAGCTATTTTAGATGAGATTGCAAAAATTGAAGAAGTTGTCAATAGAAATGAGGATTTTACAGCTATCATTGATCTATTAAGAGATGTGACTGGAAAATTGCTTGGTTTTAGGTGCGAAAGTTAA